A window of Bacteroidota bacterium contains these coding sequences:
- a CDS encoding PQQ-dependent sugar dehydrogenase → MSKYTLFLAVLMFAGCSQTTESLEFAFPNLSFDRPVDLQHAGDGTDRIFVVEQAGIIKVFPNDVQSRSTPVFLDIEDRVRDNGNEEGLLGLAFHPLYTQNGAFFVNYTASDPRRTVISRFTVDPANPDLADAASEEVLLEIAQPYGNHNGGQVAFGPDGYLYIATGDGGSAGDPMQNGQNRNTLLGAILRIDVDNPQGGLPYGIPADNPFAGQGDQFKEEIYAYGLRNPWRFSFDVVTGDLWVGDVGQNELEEVDLVVNGGNYGWKIREGDRCFEPADNCPTDNLIDPVVTYGRSSGGSITGGYVYRGSTLPEFYGKYFYADYASGRIWFITMDGETLSEQVELANSNLHISSFGVDQQNELYICAFDGRIYRLGRPQ, encoded by the coding sequence ATGTCTAAATATACACTTTTTCTCGCTGTCCTGATGTTTGCAGGATGCAGCCAAACCACTGAATCCCTCGAATTTGCATTTCCAAACCTGAGTTTTGACCGTCCGGTCGACCTCCAACACGCCGGCGACGGCACGGACCGCATTTTTGTGGTAGAACAGGCCGGCATCATCAAGGTATTCCCTAATGACGTACAAAGCAGAAGCACGCCCGTATTCCTCGACATCGAAGACCGTGTAAGAGACAACGGAAATGAAGAAGGGTTGCTCGGCCTGGCTTTTCATCCCCTGTATACGCAAAACGGGGCCTTTTTTGTCAACTATACCGCATCTGATCCGAGGCGCACTGTAATTTCGCGTTTCACCGTAGATCCTGCCAATCCTGACCTCGCAGATGCCGCAAGCGAAGAGGTTTTGCTAGAAATTGCGCAACCCTATGGCAACCACAACGGCGGCCAGGTTGCGTTCGGGCCAGATGGTTACCTCTATATAGCTACTGGCGATGGTGGTTCAGCCGGCGACCCCATGCAAAACGGACAAAACCGCAACACCCTGCTCGGTGCCATTTTGCGTATTGATGTAGACAACCCGCAAGGTGGACTGCCCTACGGGATTCCTGCCGACAACCCGTTTGCAGGCCAGGGTGATCAGTTCAAAGAGGAAATATACGCCTATGGCCTCCGTAATCCGTGGCGCTTTAGCTTTGACGTGGTTACAGGCGACCTTTGGGTAGGCGATGTGGGCCAAAATGAACTGGAAGAAGTTGACCTTGTGGTAAATGGGGGCAACTATGGCTGGAAAATCCGTGAAGGCGATCGTTGCTTTGAGCCGGCAGACAATTGCCCTACCGACAACCTCATCGATCCGGTTGTAACCTATGGCCGCAGCAGCGGTGGCTCCATTACCGGAGGGTATGTGTACCGGGGCTCAACCTTGCCAGAGTTTTATGGTAAATATTTTTACGCCGATTATGCTTCTGGGCGCATCTGGTTCATTACTATGGATGGAGAAACACTGAGCGAACAGGTCGAACTGGCAAACTCAAATCTCCACATTTCTTCATTTGGAGTTGACCAGCAAAATGAACTATATATATGTGCTTTCGATGGCCGCATTTACCGGTTAGGGCGCCCGCAGTAA